In Salinibacterium sp. dk2585, a single window of DNA contains:
- a CDS encoding FAD-binding dehydrogenase, whose translation MPQPHAPSHLAADAIVIGAGLAGLVAAAELLEAGRSVIVLEQEPEASLGGQAWWAFGGLFLVDSPEQRRLGVRDSLELARQDWYASAGFDRDDEDLWARRWADAYLEFAAGEKRAWLHGMGVRWFPVVGWAERGGGTAMTHGNSVPRFHITWGTGPGVVAPFIARVRAAQATGRATLAFRHRVDELILEDGAVVGARGVVLTPHPAARGAASGRGVAGDFEARAASVIVASGGIGGNHDMVRAQWPARLGTPPERMLSGVPAHVDGRMLAISERAGGRLVNGDRMWHYVEGIENWDPVWARHGIRILPGPSSVWLDATGKRLPTPLFPGFDTLGTLEYLRKTGHDHSWFVLTQKIIEKEFALSGSEQNPDLTGKDVPLLLERIKKGAPGPVEAFKRNGADFIVADDLDELLRSMAELEPEVPFDAERARAEIVARDREMANEFTKDSQVAALRQARNYKGDKLIRVASPHRILDPAAGPLIAVRMHVLTRKSLGGLQTDLSARVLGTDGAPVPGLYAVGEAAGFGGGGMHGYRSLEGTFLGGCLFSGRVAGRAAAGA comes from the coding sequence ATGCCACAGCCCCACGCACCTTCGCACCTCGCCGCAGACGCGATCGTGATCGGCGCGGGACTCGCCGGCCTCGTTGCCGCGGCCGAACTCCTCGAGGCGGGACGGTCCGTCATCGTGCTGGAGCAGGAGCCCGAGGCCAGCCTCGGCGGGCAGGCGTGGTGGGCGTTCGGCGGCCTCTTCCTCGTCGACTCGCCCGAGCAGCGGCGCCTCGGGGTGCGCGACAGCCTGGAATTGGCTCGACAGGACTGGTACGCGAGCGCGGGCTTCGATCGAGACGATGAAGACCTGTGGGCGCGCCGCTGGGCCGACGCCTACCTCGAGTTCGCGGCGGGTGAGAAGCGGGCGTGGCTGCACGGCATGGGGGTGCGCTGGTTCCCCGTGGTCGGCTGGGCCGAACGTGGTGGCGGCACCGCCATGACGCACGGCAACTCGGTGCCGCGGTTCCACATCACCTGGGGCACGGGACCCGGTGTCGTCGCGCCGTTCATCGCCCGAGTCCGCGCGGCGCAGGCGACGGGTCGCGCAACGCTCGCCTTCCGGCACAGGGTCGACGAACTCATCTTGGAAGACGGCGCCGTCGTGGGGGCTCGCGGCGTCGTGCTGACGCCGCATCCGGCGGCGCGGGGTGCAGCGAGCGGCCGCGGGGTCGCCGGAGACTTCGAGGCGCGTGCGGCATCCGTCATCGTCGCTTCCGGCGGGATCGGCGGCAACCACGACATGGTGCGCGCGCAGTGGCCCGCGCGACTCGGCACACCCCCGGAACGCATGCTCTCCGGTGTGCCAGCGCACGTCGATGGTCGGATGCTCGCCATCAGTGAGCGCGCGGGCGGACGCCTCGTGAACGGCGACCGCATGTGGCATTACGTGGAGGGCATCGAGAACTGGGATCCCGTCTGGGCGAGGCACGGCATCCGTATTCTCCCTGGGCCCTCCAGCGTTTGGCTGGATGCGACGGGCAAGCGCCTGCCAACCCCGCTCTTTCCAGGCTTCGACACGCTAGGCACCCTCGAGTACCTCCGAAAGACCGGCCACGACCACAGCTGGTTCGTGCTGACGCAGAAGATCATCGAGAAAGAATTCGCGCTCTCGGGCAGCGAGCAGAATCCCGACCTCACGGGCAAGGATGTGCCGCTGCTGCTCGAGCGCATCAAGAAGGGTGCCCCCGGGCCGGTCGAGGCCTTCAAGCGCAACGGCGCCGACTTCATCGTTGCCGACGACCTCGACGAGCTGCTGCGCAGCATGGCCGAGCTCGAGCCGGAGGTTCCATTCGACGCCGAGCGGGCACGCGCTGAGATCGTCGCCCGCGACCGTGAGATGGCCAACGAGTTCACGAAGGACTCACAGGTCGCCGCCCTCCGCCAGGCGCGCAATTACAAGGGTGACAAGCTGATCCGTGTCGCAAGCCCGCATCGCATCCTCGATCCCGCCGCGGGTCCGCTCATCGCCGTGAGGATGCACGTGCTGACCCGCAAGAGCCTGGGCGGCCTGCAGACCGACCTCTCGGCCCGCGTGCTCGGCACCGATGGGGCACCCGTGCCGGGGCTGTATGCGGTTGGGGAGGCAGCCGGCTTCGGCGGCGGCGGCATGCACGGCTACCGTTCGCTCGAGGGCACGTTCCTCGGCGGCTGCCTGTTCAGCGGTCGTGTCGCGGGGCGCGCCGCAGCCGGGGCCTGA
- the pdhA gene encoding pyruvate dehydrogenase (acetyl-transferring) E1 component subunit alpha yields MSSVVVSSSREVDAASGAPHDEPTRLQRPGEQLVTMLAPDGTRHPNPPLDHFVADLTPERLLALHEDMVTVRRIDMEGVALQRQGQLGLWPPLLGQEAAQVGSARALRSDDFVFTSYREHAVAYCRGIAIDTIMPMWRGTAASGWNPFEFGMAPPAIIIGAQTLHATGYAMGCAKDGVDSTAIAYFGDGATSQGDVNEAMVFAATYSAPVVFFCQNNHWAISEPVGLVARRPLADRAPGFGIPSMRVDGNDVIAVMAATRWALERARSGDGPSWIEAVTYRMGPHTTSDDPSRYEDPLEREEWAAKDPIDRLERHLEQLGVLGDAHRAAVKEKADATAAAMRAACVGLPDPEALKLFDHVYTEPTAWLNRQRSQYEAYLAMFEGGDEA; encoded by the coding sequence ATGAGTTCGGTCGTTGTCAGTTCTAGCCGCGAGGTCGACGCCGCATCCGGCGCTCCGCACGATGAGCCCACGCGGCTCCAGCGGCCGGGGGAACAGCTCGTCACGATGCTCGCCCCGGATGGCACGCGGCACCCGAACCCTCCCCTCGATCACTTCGTCGCCGATCTCACGCCCGAGCGCTTGCTCGCCCTGCACGAGGACATGGTGACGGTGCGCCGCATTGACATGGAAGGCGTGGCGCTGCAGCGGCAGGGCCAGCTCGGCCTCTGGCCGCCGCTGCTCGGCCAGGAGGCTGCGCAGGTCGGCTCGGCGAGGGCACTGCGTTCTGATGACTTCGTGTTCACGAGCTATCGCGAGCACGCCGTCGCGTACTGCCGGGGCATCGCGATCGACACCATCATGCCGATGTGGCGCGGCACGGCGGCATCCGGCTGGAACCCCTTCGAGTTCGGCATGGCGCCACCGGCGATCATCATCGGGGCGCAGACGCTGCACGCGACCGGCTATGCGATGGGGTGCGCCAAGGACGGCGTCGACTCGACGGCCATCGCCTACTTCGGCGACGGCGCGACGAGCCAGGGCGACGTCAACGAGGCCATGGTCTTCGCCGCGACCTACTCCGCTCCCGTCGTGTTCTTCTGCCAGAACAACCACTGGGCGATCTCGGAGCCCGTCGGGCTCGTGGCCCGTCGGCCGCTCGCGGATCGCGCTCCGGGCTTCGGCATCCCGAGCATGCGCGTCGACGGCAACGACGTGATCGCGGTCATGGCGGCGACGCGGTGGGCGCTCGAGCGTGCACGCTCCGGCGACGGGCCGTCGTGGATCGAAGCGGTGACCTATCGTATGGGGCCACACACGACCTCCGATGATCCGAGCCGTTATGAGGACCCCCTCGAGCGCGAGGAGTGGGCCGCGAAGGACCCGATCGACAGGCTCGAGCGGCACCTCGAGCAACTCGGGGTGCTCGGGGACGCGCATCGCGCCGCGGTGAAGGAGAAGGCGGATGCGACGGCCGCAGCCATGCGGGCCGCCTGCGTCGGCCTGCCAGACCCGGAAGCGCTCAAGCTCTTCGACCATGTGTACACCGAGCCGACCGCGTGGCTGAACCGGCAGAGGAGCCAGTACGAGGCATACCTCGCGATGTTCGAGGGTGGCGACGAGGCATGA